TTTCGAGCAGGCCTTGAGATATCTCCCGTAACTGATTAACGGGAACGGATTCATCCGTAAAGAAAAAATATGGCGTATTGTATTTTCGCGAGAGTTCATGGATATCTTCCAGGAGTAAATCCGCTTTCCGCAACCGAAAGTTCCTATGGTCCAGATGCAGGTTACAAAAGGCACATTTCCTGTAATAACATCCTCTAGATGTTTGCACAGGCAGGACGGATGCAGGGGCGTGATAAAGCCTCAGGGGAAACCCATCAAAGTCGGGTGTAGGAAGCTTATTCAGGTCTTCCGCATAAAATGGCTCATTGATCCGGGTAACGTTGTTTTCCCGATAAATCAGATTGGGTACCTTTTTAAAATCCCTCTTGCCATCAAGCTGTGCTGCGAGTTCCAATAAGGCATGCTCGCCCTCAAAAACAACAAAGCTATCCACAATCGAAAAGAGACTATCCACCTTTTTCAAATTTTCAATGAGCTTCGTAAAAACACTTCCACCTATGGTAATGTGCACCTCTTTGTTCCGATCCTTTACCAGTTTTGCAAGGGTGAGCCCCGGAATAATCTGAGAAGTGCTGGTAATGGAAATCCCCAACAATTTTGGAGAAAAGTCCAGGATGGAAGAAAGAAGATGATCCTTATAAAGGTTGAGGAATATGTTTTCTTCCTCATCATCCAGTGCCTTAAAAATTTCCAGGGAGGAATAGACGGAATACCGCATATCGTTGTTGAACGCGGTCAGCGATGAAGGATAATACAGGGTTGACATGATCCTAAGGGATTCATTAACGACATTGACACTTTCAATATACCTTTCGAGGTCATAAAAACCCTCAGACCTTAAGGTATGTTTCGCGGGTTCCACCTTTTTCATTATATCAGGAAGGGTTTCCATCGCATGAATCAGGGCCTGGCGTTTTTCGTGTTCACCAGGAGCGGCACCCCAGTGGGGTGCCGCTCTCATAGTATCCATGTGCCTTAATTTATCTATAAGCCTCTGATAAAATTCACCGCAGGTCTTTTCGCTAAGGAGTATATCCAGCAACTCGATATTAACATCTCTCTGGACGACATCATGAACACCGTTTTGTCTTAAAAAAGCCGTTAAAGAGGGTAAGCTGAGGTAAGGCTGTGAAGGATGCCACGACGGTGGGAATATAAGCAGTATTTTCATTACTTCACCTTTTTTATCCCCCCTCTGCCTTGCCAAGGGATTTAACCTTTGGCGGCATGATCGAATCCAGATGCAACGCCTCCCTCCCTGCCAGAACGTCCATTTGCTTTTGGGCCTGTATTTTTACCGGTAAACCATATATCTTGATGAATCCAAGAGATGCACTATGATCGAAGGTATCTTCTTTCTGATACGTAGCCAATTTTTCGCTGTAAAGGGACAGCGGTGATTTACGCCCCACCACGATACATGTCCCTTTCGATAATTTCACACGGATCGTCCCCGTCATAAGACGCTGACTGCTCAGCACGTATGCTACCAGGTCCTGGTGAAATGCAGAAAACCAGAGTCCATTATAAATCAAATCCGCATAGTGCGCAGAAACAATATCCTTAAACCGCAAGGCATCCTTTGTCATGATCATACCTTCCAGCGCCTTATGCGCCGTATGCAGGATAACAGCTGCAGGTGACTCATAGATCTCCCTTGACTTGATGCCTACCAGTCGATTCTCAAGGTGATCAATACGGCCAACACCGTGCTTTCCTCCCCTCGCATTCAAGGTATTGATAAGAGTAACCCCATCCATTTCTACATCGTTAATAGCCACGGGAGTCCCCTTTTCAAAAAGAACCTCTATATATTCCGGTTCATCGGGAGCATCCTGTGCACCTTTTGTCCACTTGTAGACATCCTCCGGAGGCTCAGCCCACGGGTCTTCCAATATTCCACACTCAATACTTCTCCCCCAGAGATTTTCGTCCGTACTGTAAGGACTCTTGATCTTTGCCTCTACCGGGATATTATGTTCCTCAGCATATCGAATCTCCTCATCACGCGTCATCTTCCACTCACGTACGGGGGCAATAATCTGCAACTTAGGATTCAATACCTGCAGGGATACATCCAGGCGTACCTGGTCATTCCCTTTACCAGTGCAGCCATGGGCCACGGCATCTGCCTTCTCCTCCTGTGCTACATCTGCCAGTAATTTTGCAATGAGCGGTCTCCCTAAGGCCGTCGCCAATGGATAAACCCCTTCGTATAGTGCCCCAGCCTGTAAAGCCGGAAAGATAAAATATTTGACAAAGGTATCCTTTGCATCAATGACAATTGCCTTCTTTGCACCAATTTTCAATGCCTTTTCCCGAATGGCATCAAGATCCTTTACCGCACCAAGGTCAATAGTCACCGTAATAACATCCATATTATATTTTTCGGGAATCCACTTGATCGCCACGGAGGTATCCAAACCGCCCGAATAGGCCAGTACTACCTTCTTCCGTTGTTCAGACATGTATTAAAATCTCCCAATGTTTATTTCGGATTTAGATATTCGAATTTCGTATTTATGCCTATAGCAGCACCATTTCAAAATGAAATTATAGCACACCTGGGGTAAGAATCAAATCATTTTCAATATGAAATAGTTAACCATAGCACACTTACTCAAAATAAATATCCATTTGACAAACCTTGAAGGAAGTGCTGAAATGGCAAATGTCTTTTTGTGGAACAGTTTATCATGGCAAAGAAAATACCTGACCGATTTCAAAAATGGATTGAAGCAAGGAAACGTTTTCGCCTCTCCCATGCTCATATTCAGATGGCCAGAGAACTAGGAATGGAACCGGGGAAATTTGGGAAGTTGGCAAATCACAAACAAGAACCCTGGAAAGCCCCTTTACCAATATTTATTGAAAACCTTTACTTTAAGAGATTCGGCAAAAAATGCCCGGATGCGGATTGAGCAATCCGGAACTGAATCGGAAGAAATTTAGTAAATCTGCTGTAAGGAGCGCGTGTGATAAAATCCCTCTGTTCATCATAGTCATTTTAATGAAATGAGTGGGAAAGGTTCCGCCAAAACTAGTGTAGTAAAGGTATTATATAGAAATCGGGACAAAAAAGAGGCAAAATATTTTATGTTGACAACCACAGAAAACTTATTTAAAAGTAAATTTATTCTGAAAACTTTGCTCTTTGTGATGCCTAAGTCTCTTAATAAAATATTCTGACTATTTTGGCAAAAATTGATAGGGGAAGGGTTTCTCCTCCCCTCCAAACCGCACAGGCAGGCGGTAGATAAACCCTGCGTTACGAGTTTCTACTTACTCCGCTCAGGATATAATTTTTTATTCGACTGAATAAAAAAACTCTTCGAACACTCGCAAAATGAAGAAATAAAATGGCAGAAAGACCAAATAAAACCACTGAAGAGCAGAGACCTAAAAGGATGGGTGAAAGACCAGTTGGTATAGCAGGTATTATCCCAATTACAGCATACCTCATCATCTTCTCCGGCTTTCTCCTTTATAGCATCATTCAATTCTGGCCAATTTTACCTCCATCAGAAGGAACAAATCCTGATCAGTTAGTAACCTTCCTTTTTTCAACCTTTTCAATTTCAGATGAAATACGTTCCATCCTCATTGTAATGCTTTCAGGCGCTCTGGGTAGCCTGGTTCATGCCCTCAGGTCATTTTATAAATACGTCGGTAATCGGGAATTGGTGTGGAGTTGGCTTGCTATGTATATCATGTTACCTTTTGTCGGTGCAACCCTCGGATTTGTTTTTTACCTTATCATTCGCGGTGGTTTTTTCCCGCAGACGGCAGCCAAGGATACAAGTCCCTATGGTTTCATGGCAATGGCCGCGCTGGCTGGTCTATTTTCAGAACAGGCAATTCTTAAACTGAAAGAAGTAGCGGAGACCTTACTTGCCAAACCTGAAAAAGGGAAAAATCGCATATCTGAAAAACAAGAGCAAGGTGCAGAGGAAAACAAGAAGATGTAAAGCGAAAAACACAATAATATTTTCATAAAAACGGGTTTTTCCGTTGGTCTTATACCCGGCTATAACTAATTCAATGGGAGATTTTTAAATGCCAAATACACTTGAAGATAAAGATTGGAATAATCTTCTTGATAGAATCAAAGCTGGAAAATGCACTCCCTTTCTTGGAGCAGGCGCATCTTATGGATTACTTCCGCTGGGGAAAGATATTGCACAAAAGTGGTCAAAGGAGCATGACTATCCATTAGAAGATTGCAGCAATTTAGCCCGAGTAGCTCAATTCCTTGGATAAAGTTAGTCCCGATATAGCAAATCCAATAGTATTCCACCTTCATGGTTCTGTCGAAATGACAGAATCTCTTGTACTTACCGAAGATGATTATTTAGATTTTCTTATGAGTTTCTCACAGGATCAACAGCTACTTCCACCAATAATCCGGGCGGCATTTACGGGTACATCGCTTCTTTTTATAGGTTATCAAATATCAGATTGGAATTTTCGGGTTCTTTTCCGCAGTCTTGTAAGTTATATGAAAAAAAGTCTTCAACGATCTCATATATCTGTACAGATAGCGCCTGGAAAAGAGACGGATCCAAAGGATCAAAAGAAAAAAGTGCATGAATATCTTGATCATTATTATAAAGGGCTTAATATAAAAGTATATTGGGGAACAGTTGATCAATTTACCACAGAATTGAGAAGCCGATGGGAGGCATTTAAAAAATGACGCGAGTATTCCAACCTTACATTGGTCCACGCCCATTCGAGGAAAATGATCGTAATATCTTTTTGGACGAGATCATGAAGCAAATGAACTCCTTTCTCTGATTATTGCTCAAAGAGAAGTACTTCTTTGTGCCCAATCAGGTGCAGGAAAGACAGCACTTCTGAATGCCAAACTAATTCCCATACTATTATATATCCAATTAGGAGATTGTTATAGGTTAAGCGGAAATTATGACAAGGCAATGCAAAACATCGAGAGGGCAATAGAATTGTCTCCAAAAGATGCCTATGCTTATGGAGTTCTGGGAAGAGTTCAATTTGCCCGGAATGATCATGAGAATGCAATTGATAGTGCAAAGAGAGCAATTAGAGTACAACCCTGATTATGGGAATGCTTATTCTTTATTAACAGATGTATATTGTGAACAAAATCAGAAAGAGTTCGCGGAAGAATTACTGAAGGAATATCTTAAGAAATATCCGGAATGAATTAATTTCATCAATAATACTTCTGAGATTTTCTAACAAGTTCATAAGCAGCTTAAAAGTTACTTTTCACATTCGTACATCATTTTGCCCGCAACAGTCTTATTTCCTCATAGGCGCTTAGCGCCTCATGATCGACAAAATTTTGTCGATGTTTTGTTATATAGTTCAGTTCATGGAGGGGGTTTCGTGGCATAGATAACCCCCTGACTCCCTTTTTTTAAGGGGGACTTAAGGAACTTGCACTTTGTTAAAGGGGATAAGCCACCTCATACCCTGCCAGCGGGGACAGAGAAGTCCCCCTTAGCAAACTATGGGGCAAGGGGTTGTAATGCTGCTGGTATTTCGGGTTTGGTTTAATTGTTCAAGGTTGCTGTAGTTATACCTGCCCTTTAGGGCCACCTTTCCCAAGCAGAGTCTTGGGAAAGGCGTAGTATCTTATAAAAAATATTTTGACATTTTTAGCAAAAATATGAATAAAACTAACCCTGTCAGGGTTTAAAACCCTGACAGGGTTGACTCACAAATTTCGTGCTTCGGTTTTTGTCTTTTTCCGACTCGTTCGAGTCAGGAATAATCATTTCTAACTTTCCCTCTTGGTTCGCGGGTGTCCCTCAGTTCG
The Candidatus Brocadia sp. DNA segment above includes these coding regions:
- a CDS encoding tetratricopeptide repeat protein is translated as MIIAQREVLLCAQSGAGKTALLNAKLIPILLYIQLGDCYRLSGNYDKAMQNIERAIELSPKDAYAYGVLGRVQFARNDHENAIDSAKRAIRVQP
- a CDS encoding radical SAM protein, which produces MLIFPPSWHPSQPYLSLPSLTAFLRQNGVHDVVQRDVNIELLDILLSEKTCGEFYQRLIDKLRHMDTMRAAPHWGAAPGEHEKRQALIHAMETLPDIMKKVEPAKHTLRSEGFYDLERYIESVNVVNESLRIMSTLYYPSSLTAFNNDMRYSVYSSLEIFKALDDEEENIFLNLYKDHLLSSILDFSPKLLGISITSTSQIIPGLTLAKLVKDRNKEVHITIGGSVFTKLIENLKKVDSLFSIVDSFVVFEGEHALLELAAQLDGKRDFKKVPNLIYRENNVTRINEPFYAEDLNKLPTPDFDGFPLRLYHAPASVLPVQTSRGCYYRKCAFCNLHLDHRNFRLRKADLLLEDIHELSRKYNTPYFFFTDESVPVNQLREISQGLLENKWDIKWMGGVRFENALNGDVLGKMYESGCQKLVFGLESYHQRVLNLMKKGIKVDVVKRILDECLKIGIAFHLYIIIGFPTETEKEALETLDFVLKKEYLESLGYSCLPSLFGMEKDSPITQNPLEYGLRSIMAPRGEDLGLGYFYEAEQGMSPEEAEGMYQYVISQLSERLCPFPYNYSMSDGLLYITHSKGKCFH
- a CDS encoding argininosuccinate synthase codes for the protein MSEQRKKVVLAYSGGLDTSVAIKWIPEKYNMDVITVTIDLGAVKDLDAIREKALKIGAKKAIVIDAKDTFVKYFIFPALQAGALYEGVYPLATALGRPLIAKLLADVAQEEKADAVAHGCTGKGNDQVRLDVSLQVLNPKLQIIAPVREWKMTRDEEIRYAEEHNIPVEAKIKSPYSTDENLWGRSIECGILEDPWAEPPEDVYKWTKGAQDAPDEPEYIEVLFEKGTPVAINDVEMDGVTLINTLNARGGKHGVGRIDHLENRLVGIKSREIYESPAAVILHTAHKALEGMIMTKDALRFKDIVSAHYADLIYNGLWFSAFHQDLVAYVLSSQRLMTGTIRVKLSKGTCIVVGRKSPLSLYSEKLATYQKEDTFDHSASLGFIKIYGLPVKIQAQKQMDVLAGREALHLDSIMPPKVKSLGKAEGG
- a CDS encoding SIR2 family protein, with the translated sequence MDKVSPDIANPIVFHLHGSVEMTESLVLTEDDYLDFLMSFSQDQQLLPPIIRAAFTGTSLLFIGYQISDWNFRVLFRSLVSYMKKSLQRSHISVQIAPGKETDPKDQKKKVHEYLDHYYKGLNIKVYWGTVDQFTTELRSRWEAFKK